In a single window of the Natrialba magadii ATCC 43099 genome:
- a CDS encoding acyl-CoA dehydrogenase family protein produces MTGHFELTEAHHEHREEVRQFCKAEIDPYVETHESEGTFPFDIVETVGEAGFNGVQYGTEYDGLGLDYRSYAITIEELARSWKFLAGTASICGSLVGYPIHEFGAEWQREEWLGSICAGDWIPALSLTEPDAGSDAAALETTAERDGDEYVIDGHKVWTTNGEVADFVVVAARTGDEDDGAGGVSLIGVPNPQERDGFDVVRDIPSMEGEAAIESEIKYDGLRVPAENVIGEEGRGFRYVMEGLDIGRIGTAAQGVGVAQAAFEASRDFADEREQFGQPIREFQGVSFKLADMATEVQASRLLTLQAAAKRDQGERVTQEAAMAKAKATDVAMDAATEAVQIHGSRGYSKDRPIERYMRVAKGMQIYEGTNEINRLVVANQLYE; encoded by the coding sequence ATGACAGGGCATTTTGAGCTAACCGAGGCACACCACGAGCACCGCGAGGAAGTACGCCAGTTCTGCAAGGCGGAGATCGACCCGTACGTCGAAACACACGAGTCCGAGGGGACGTTCCCGTTCGACATCGTCGAGACGGTCGGCGAAGCCGGCTTCAACGGCGTCCAGTACGGCACGGAGTACGACGGCCTCGGCCTCGACTACCGATCGTACGCGATCACGATCGAGGAACTCGCCCGAAGCTGGAAGTTCCTCGCCGGCACCGCCTCTATCTGCGGCAGTCTCGTCGGCTACCCGATCCACGAGTTCGGTGCGGAGTGGCAGCGCGAGGAGTGGCTCGGCTCCATCTGTGCCGGTGACTGGATCCCCGCGCTCTCGTTGACCGAACCCGATGCGGGGAGCGACGCGGCGGCACTCGAGACCACTGCCGAACGCGACGGCGACGAGTACGTGATCGACGGCCACAAGGTCTGGACCACGAACGGCGAGGTGGCTGATTTCGTCGTCGTCGCCGCCCGAACTGGCGACGAGGATGACGGGGCTGGCGGCGTCAGTCTCATCGGCGTCCCGAACCCGCAGGAGCGAGACGGCTTCGACGTCGTCCGTGATATCCCATCGATGGAGGGCGAGGCAGCAATCGAGAGCGAAATCAAGTACGATGGCCTTCGCGTGCCCGCCGAGAACGTTATCGGTGAGGAAGGCCGCGGCTTCCGGTACGTGATGGAGGGGCTCGACATCGGTCGGATCGGCACCGCCGCGCAGGGTGTCGGCGTCGCGCAGGCTGCCTTCGAGGCCAGCCGCGACTTCGCGGACGAGCGCGAGCAGTTCGGCCAGCCGATCCGGGAGTTCCAGGGCGTCTCGTTCAAACTGGCGGATATGGCGACGGAGGTGCAAGCCTCACGACTGCTGACGCTCCAGGCGGCTGCCAAACGAGATCAGGGTGAACGCGTCACCCAGGAGGCTGCGATGGCGAAGGCGAAGGCCACCGATGTGGCGATGGACGCCGCCACCGAAGCCGTCCAGATTCACGGCTCGCGTGGCTATTCGAAGGACAGACCGATCGAACGCTACATGCGCGTCGCGAAGGGCATGCAGATCTACGAGGGAACGAACGAGATCAATCGGCTGGTCGTCGCCAACCAGTTGTACGAATAA
- a CDS encoding class I adenylate-forming enzyme family protein, giving the protein MSHPTGSDVLSQAAAKYPDQTAIRDPDRDVTRSFDEIDEGARRVAVGLREIGFEPGDHLTAILTDSVEFLELMFACAHAGLVFNPISSRMAPERLAYVLDHAESAGLVFDTHCQGTVAEVAAEDRPSTLIGVRTDDSLADHAYSSLGQESAPEALESGREYHVEIDESDPALLLYTSGTTGQPKGVLHTHRNVVEATYASLPYNRFRPTDVNLALGPMYHVGPLLCNILPGLSMGATTVVQQEFDSETTLEWIESEGITAMWGVPTHYRALVDDESISDRDISHLRMLQYSGAAMPESVARRCREHVPGCEFVNAYGTTEIVFGTVLFPEFHDDKLGSIGRAVPKAEVRVVDPETADPAETLPANEVGELLVKTPSCMREYWRNPEATADAIVDGWYRTGDLGRRDEDGFLYFVDRKDDMIVSGGENIYPAEVEDVLHDHPDVTAGAVVGVPDEEWGAVVTAFVVPGDDSLTAGELESHFQNSDAIESYKRPRRYEFRDDLPMTQSDKIDRQALLESVAGE; this is encoded by the coding sequence ATGAGCCACCCGACCGGGAGCGACGTGCTTAGCCAGGCCGCCGCGAAGTATCCCGACCAGACCGCGATCCGCGATCCGGACCGAGACGTTACCCGTTCGTTCGACGAGATCGACGAGGGTGCCAGACGCGTCGCCGTCGGTCTCCGCGAAATCGGATTCGAACCCGGCGACCACCTCACAGCGATACTCACCGACTCCGTCGAATTCCTCGAACTCATGTTCGCCTGCGCCCACGCCGGGCTCGTCTTCAACCCCATCTCCTCTCGCATGGCACCAGAGCGACTGGCCTACGTCCTCGACCACGCCGAATCTGCAGGCCTCGTCTTCGATACTCACTGTCAGGGAACCGTCGCCGAAGTGGCCGCCGAAGACCGTCCCTCGACGCTAATCGGCGTTCGCACCGACGACTCGCTCGCAGACCACGCGTACAGTTCGCTTGGACAGGAGAGCGCGCCCGAGGCACTCGAGTCCGGTCGCGAATATCACGTCGAGATCGACGAATCCGACCCGGCACTACTCCTCTATACCTCCGGCACCACCGGCCAGCCGAAGGGCGTCCTCCACACCCATCGCAACGTGGTCGAGGCCACGTACGCCAGCCTGCCGTACAACCGCTTCCGGCCGACTGACGTCAACCTCGCGCTCGGCCCGATGTACCACGTCGGGCCACTGCTCTGTAACATCCTGCCGGGGCTCTCGATGGGCGCGACCACGGTCGTCCAGCAGGAGTTCGATTCGGAGACGACACTCGAGTGGATCGAGTCCGAGGGAATCACCGCGATGTGGGGTGTGCCGACGCACTATCGCGCGCTCGTCGACGACGAGTCGATTTCGGATCGCGACATTTCCCACCTTCGGATGCTCCAGTACTCCGGTGCGGCGATGCCGGAGTCGGTAGCTCGGCGCTGTCGCGAGCACGTCCCTGGCTGTGAATTCGTCAACGCCTACGGGACGACCGAGATCGTCTTCGGGACGGTGCTGTTCCCCGAGTTCCACGACGACAAACTCGGGAGCATCGGCCGTGCGGTGCCGAAGGCCGAGGTTCGGGTTGTCGACCCCGAAACAGCAGATCCAGCGGAGACGCTGCCAGCCAACGAGGTCGGCGAACTCCTCGTGAAGACGCCGAGTTGCATGCGCGAGTACTGGCGCAATCCCGAGGCGACGGCGGACGCAATCGTCGACGGCTGGTACCGGACCGGCGACCTTGGCCGACGCGACGAGGACGGCTTCCTCTACTTCGTCGACCGAAAGGACGACATGATCGTCTCCGGCGGCGAGAATATCTACCCGGCAGAGGTCGAGGACGTGCTCCACGACCACCCCGATGTCACCGCCGGCGCGGTCGTCGGCGTCCCCGACGAGGAGTGGGGCGCGGTCGTGACCGCCTTCGTCGTCCCCGGTGACGACTCGCTGACGGCAGGCGAACTCGAGTCGCATTTCCAGAACTCCGACGCCATCGAATCCTACAAGCGCCCGCGCCGCTACGAGTTCCGCGACGACCTGCCGATGACCCAGAGTGACAAGATCGATCGCCAGGCGTTACTCGAGTCGGTCGCTGGCGAGTAG
- a CDS encoding DUF7342 family protein produces MTDGSRPDGPPPFERPFEDEDTKQRVYGAVLHAREPMTATELAERADCSEASARTHLSFYADLGIVIRHEGRPVRYERNDDYFEWRRVNQLAQENTVDELQARVSELTEQVEAYRDQYGVDSPAEVDVLEFDAARVDDVYSELGDWATVIEERRLHERARRKVAGSTAPSHS; encoded by the coding sequence ATGACAGACGGATCTCGTCCCGACGGCCCGCCCCCGTTCGAGAGGCCGTTTGAAGACGAAGACACGAAACAGCGTGTGTACGGTGCCGTATTGCACGCCCGGGAGCCGATGACCGCCACCGAACTCGCTGAGCGGGCGGACTGCTCAGAAGCGTCAGCACGGACACATCTGTCCTTCTACGCCGATCTCGGGATCGTCATTCGGCACGAGGGGCGGCCAGTCAGATACGAGCGCAACGATGACTACTTCGAGTGGCGGCGGGTGAACCAACTGGCACAGGAGAACACCGTCGACGAGTTGCAGGCCCGTGTGTCGGAATTGACCGAGCAGGTCGAAGCGTACCGCGACCAATACGGCGTCGACTCGCCAGCCGAGGTCGACGTCCTCGAGTTCGATGCGGCTCGGGTCGACGACGTGTACAGTGAGCTCGGTGACTGGGCCACCGTCATCGAGGAACGCCGCCTTCACGAACGAGCCCGGAGAAAGGTCGCCGGTTCGACGGCACCGTCGCACAGTTGA
- a CDS encoding 3-hydroxyacyl-CoA dehydrogenase family protein: protein MDTEPDHQPNPQSDSDTSMTVTIIGAGSMGHGFVVQFLRSGLSVRLVDHRESNLERARERARTAANFLAEQELAALEPAAVETDVTYTTDRARAVADADVVLETISEDLDAKRELFSALADEADADALLASNTSGLPITDIAAGAPDAADRIIGCHWWYPPYLLRPVEVIPGEQTSQRTVERLRSFLAGVDRDPVMVERDVPGFVWNRVQHAVIRECLHIVEEGIASADDVNRAIRDGYATRTAAIGPLETVDIAGLELFQTSANDIYPDLTDRDDANPLYGERIDEGRTGIEAGAGFFDYDRKPDEITGRRDERVAAIRRALGGFADDSDTTGDTGTSAAGYSGDPTEPDGPE from the coding sequence ATGGATACTGAACCGGATCACCAGCCCAACCCACAGTCGGATTCAGACACATCGATGACCGTCACGATCATCGGTGCTGGTTCGATGGGCCACGGCTTCGTCGTCCAGTTCCTGCGCTCGGGACTGTCCGTCAGGCTAGTCGACCACCGCGAATCGAACCTCGAGCGAGCACGAGAGCGAGCCCGAACCGCCGCGAATTTTCTGGCCGAGCAAGAACTCGCCGCACTCGAGCCGGCCGCCGTCGAAACGGATGTAACGTACACGACTGACCGCGCTCGTGCCGTCGCCGACGCTGATGTGGTACTCGAGACGATTTCTGAGGATCTCGATGCCAAGCGCGAACTCTTCAGCGCGCTCGCAGACGAAGCCGACGCGGATGCGCTGCTGGCGTCGAACACGTCGGGCCTGCCGATCACCGACATCGCCGCCGGTGCGCCGGACGCAGCAGACCGAATCATCGGCTGTCACTGGTGGTATCCGCCGTACCTGCTCCGTCCGGTTGAAGTTATTCCGGGGGAGCAGACGAGCCAGCGAACGGTCGAGCGGCTCCGGTCGTTCCTCGCGGGTGTCGACCGCGACCCGGTTATGGTCGAGCGTGACGTGCCAGGCTTCGTCTGGAACCGCGTTCAGCACGCCGTTATCCGGGAGTGTCTCCACATTGTCGAGGAAGGGATCGCGTCAGCCGACGACGTGAATCGTGCAATCCGAGACGGCTATGCGACCCGGACGGCTGCGATCGGGCCACTCGAGACGGTCGACATCGCGGGACTCGAGTTGTTCCAGACGAGTGCGAACGATATTTATCCGGATCTGACGGATCGGGACGATGCGAATCCGCTGTACGGCGAGCGAATCGACGAGGGACGAACGGGGATCGAAGCCGGTGCGGGATTCTTCGACTACGACCGCAAGCCGGACGAGATTACGGGCCGGCGCGACGAGCGAGTTGCGGCAATTCGCCGAGCACTCGGTGGGTTCGCGGACGATTCAGACACCACAGGAGACACGGGCACTTCTGCAGCCGGCTATAGTGGCGATCCTACAGAACCAGACGGGCCCGAATAA
- a CDS encoding SDR family NAD(P)-dependent oxidoreductase: MPTTLVTGASRGIGRGIAERFARDGYDVAVNYYSSEDAATAVVDTIRDETDSDAVALQADVSDPDAVTGLVDATVDRFGGIDHVVNNAGINQHKYTPELSAEEFSQLLEVNATSAFSVTKTAREHLLESTVSEGPSVINLSSRLAYAGAAYEPHYATSKAGIIALTKSHASEFAPDIRVNAIAPGYIETDMTDQTNTAEDKRERREQIPLEKLGQPSEIGQAAAFLRDATFVTGETVHVNGGQRMQ; the protein is encoded by the coding sequence ATGCCAACGACACTCGTGACCGGTGCGTCCCGCGGAATCGGCCGTGGGATCGCCGAGCGATTCGCCAGGGATGGATACGACGTCGCCGTCAACTACTACAGCAGCGAGGACGCCGCTACCGCGGTTGTCGACACAATTCGGGACGAGACGGACAGCGACGCCGTCGCCCTGCAGGCAGACGTGAGCGATCCCGATGCGGTCACAGGCCTCGTTGACGCGACGGTCGACCGATTCGGCGGCATCGACCACGTCGTCAACAACGCCGGCATCAACCAACACAAATACACTCCCGAACTGTCCGCCGAGGAGTTCAGTCAACTGCTCGAGGTCAACGCAACCAGCGCCTTCTCCGTGACGAAGACTGCACGGGAGCACCTACTCGAGTCCACCGTCTCTGAAGGGCCGTCCGTCATCAATCTCTCCTCGCGGCTCGCCTACGCGGGGGCGGCGTACGAACCACATTATGCGACGTCGAAGGCGGGAATTATCGCGCTGACGAAGAGCCACGCGAGCGAGTTCGCCCCGGATATTCGCGTGAATGCGATCGCACCGGGGTACATCGAGACGGATATGACGGATCAGACGAACACGGCGGAAGACAAACGCGAGCGACGCGAGCAGATCCCTCTCGAAAAGCTCGGGCAGCCGTCCGAAATCGGACAGGCGGCGGCGTTCCTCCGGGATGCGACGTTCGTGACGGGTGAGACGGTACACGTCAACGGCGGGCAGCGAATGCAATGA
- a CDS encoding 3-oxoadipate--succinyl-CoA transferase subunit B, producing the protein MTTDETETDTETETARERAYTNSELMVVAAARELESDDSVLVGIGKPNLACNVAKRTHAPELRMVYESGTIGSNPKTPPLSIGDPGLAAGALSIEPMRNGFNYYLQAGRLDVGFLGGAQIDRYGNINSTVIGDYDDPIVRLPGSGGACEIACHVDRTMIITPHTERRFPEEVDFITSPGYVDGREGREELGLDGGPEAVITDLGVYRFNDDGELYVDSLHPSATRDEIQSKTGWEIEFADDLQQTAEPTDEELRLIREELDPEELYTDQAE; encoded by the coding sequence ATGACGACGGACGAGACTGAGACCGACACCGAGACCGAAACTGCACGCGAACGCGCATACACGAACAGCGAACTGATGGTCGTCGCCGCAGCGCGGGAACTCGAGTCCGACGACTCCGTGCTCGTCGGAATCGGGAAGCCGAATCTCGCCTGCAACGTAGCGAAGCGGACGCACGCACCAGAACTGCGGATGGTCTACGAGTCTGGGACGATCGGCTCGAATCCGAAGACGCCGCCGCTGTCGATCGGCGATCCGGGGCTCGCTGCCGGTGCGCTCTCGATCGAACCGATGCGAAACGGGTTCAACTACTACCTGCAGGCGGGCCGCCTCGACGTCGGTTTCCTCGGTGGCGCGCAAATCGACCGGTACGGAAACATCAACTCGACGGTTATCGGCGACTACGACGACCCGATCGTTCGGTTGCCGGGAAGCGGCGGGGCCTGCGAAATCGCCTGTCACGTCGATCGAACGATGATCATCACGCCGCACACGGAACGCCGATTCCCCGAAGAGGTCGACTTCATTACGAGTCCTGGCTACGTCGACGGCCGTGAGGGGCGGGAGGAACTCGGACTCGACGGCGGTCCGGAGGCGGTGATCACTGATCTGGGCGTCTATCGATTCAACGACGACGGCGAACTGTACGTCGACTCGCTCCACCCGTCTGCAACTCGCGACGAGATCCAGTCGAAGACCGGCTGGGAGATCGAGTTCGCCGACGACCTGCAGCAAACGGCTGAACCCACGGACGAGGAACTCCGCCTCATTCGCGAGGAACTCGATCCGGAGGAACTCTACACCGATCAGGCGGAGTAG
- a CDS encoding CoA transferase subunit A: MSKVTSMHDAVATAVDDGDSLYLAGFTHLIPFAAGHEIIRQGRTDLELIRATPDLIYDQLIAAGCARKVTFSWAGNPGVGSLPAFRRAAEEGYPTEIELEEYTHFGMIAALEAGASNLPFMPLRGFIGSDLPEHNDNIARVESPFDDDYVYAVAPIEPDVAVVRAQRADEDGNAHLWGIQGEVKLAALAADTVILSVEEQCSEETIRSDPNRTVITADEVDHVVVEPYGSHPSYAQGYYGRDNEAYLSWAETAADRDTVEAWLDEWVYGVDDRREYVEKLGTERILDLEPETAYATPVNMGEYR, from the coding sequence ATGAGCAAAGTGACCAGTATGCACGACGCCGTCGCGACAGCCGTCGACGACGGAGATAGTCTCTACCTCGCGGGATTCACTCACCTCATCCCGTTCGCCGCGGGACACGAAATCATCAGACAGGGCCGTACGGACCTCGAACTCATTCGAGCCACGCCGGACCTGATCTACGATCAGTTGATCGCCGCCGGCTGTGCGCGGAAGGTAACCTTCTCCTGGGCAGGCAACCCTGGCGTCGGTAGCCTTCCTGCGTTCCGACGCGCAGCCGAGGAGGGGTATCCCACTGAAATCGAACTCGAGGAGTACACGCACTTCGGGATGATCGCGGCACTCGAGGCCGGCGCATCGAACCTGCCGTTCATGCCGCTTCGGGGATTCATCGGTTCGGATCTGCCCGAGCACAACGACAACATCGCGCGGGTCGAGAGCCCGTTCGACGACGACTACGTCTACGCGGTTGCGCCGATCGAGCCCGACGTTGCAGTCGTTCGCGCCCAGCGAGCCGACGAGGACGGCAACGCCCACCTCTGGGGGATTCAGGGCGAAGTGAAGCTCGCTGCGCTGGCCGCGGACACGGTAATCCTCTCCGTCGAGGAGCAGTGCTCCGAGGAGACGATCCGGAGCGATCCGAACCGAACGGTCATCACGGCCGACGAGGTCGACCACGTCGTCGTCGAGCCCTACGGCTCGCATCCCTCCTACGCGCAGGGCTACTACGGCCGGGACAACGAGGCGTACCTGTCGTGGGCCGAGACCGCGGCCGACCGGGACACGGTCGAGGCGTGGCTCGACGAGTGGGTCTACGGCGTCGACGACCGACGCGAGTACGTCGAGAAACTGGGAACCGAACGTATCCTCGACCTCGAACCGGAGACAGCCTATGCAACGCCGGTTAATATGGGTGAGTACCGATGA
- a CDS encoding HpcH/HpaI aldolase family protein → MTDDADSADLAAQLTSENALGMWVSIGHPAIVEAAASAGFDFVLIDTEHTAMSLETVAALARAATAASDDLSVVVRPAWNDPVRIKRILDIGVDGIMVPMIDDAADARELVQATRYPPDGDRGVASGRAADYGENFVEYVESGHRSLCVIGQIETESGVENAEEIAAVNGLDALFVGPADLSASLDVFYDWDAPELEAAMTSVIETVNDAGLAVGTLSVRAADVDRAVERGFDWQIAGKDMTSLIETGRDVCAAYEESLERHGER, encoded by the coding sequence ATGACCGATGATGCCGACAGTGCCGACCTCGCAGCACAGCTTACCTCGGAGAACGCGCTCGGAATGTGGGTCTCGATCGGTCATCCCGCGATCGTCGAAGCGGCTGCCAGCGCGGGATTCGACTTCGTGCTGATCGACACCGAACACACGGCGATGAGTCTCGAGACCGTCGCGGCGCTCGCGCGAGCAGCGACGGCTGCGTCGGACGACCTCTCGGTCGTCGTCCGGCCAGCCTGGAACGACCCCGTTCGAATCAAGCGTATCCTCGATATCGGTGTCGATGGGATCATGGTGCCGATGATCGACGACGCTGCGGACGCACGGGAACTCGTCCAGGCGACGCGCTACCCGCCCGATGGCGACCGCGGTGTCGCCTCTGGACGTGCGGCGGACTACGGGGAGAACTTCGTCGAGTACGTTGAATCCGGCCACCGATCGCTGTGCGTTATCGGCCAGATCGAGACCGAATCGGGCGTCGAGAACGCTGAGGAAATCGCCGCAGTCAACGGCCTCGACGCGCTGTTCGTCGGCCCGGCAGATCTCTCGGCGTCGCTCGACGTCTTCTACGACTGGGACGCGCCCGAACTGGAGGCAGCGATGACCTCCGTCATCGAAACGGTGAACGATGCGGGGCTCGCGGTCGGCACGCTTTCGGTCCGTGCAGCCGACGTCGACAGGGCCGTCGAACGCGGTTTCGACTGGCAGATTGCGGGCAAGGACATGACGAGTCTCATCGAAACGGGCCGGGACGTGTGTGCGGCCTACGAGGAGAGCCTGGAACGACACGGAGAGCGCTGA
- a CDS encoding enolase C-terminal domain-like protein → MPPEITRIESVEFGYELPDVGYAPNGFSIVYEPGTTTERKLFALRVETDAGITGEYIGGNSPAAAQLNMVADYLVGKNPLDREQHWSALKRALRKYDWMGMGPIDIALWDFAGKYRDAPVHELLGTYRRSFPSYASTYQGDRNGGLDSPEAYADFAEDCLEMGYQGFKIHDWGGDWTDAEESAETVREVGRRVGDEMDLMIDPACNPVTFADALKIGKACDEMDYLWYEDPYRDGGISQHGHRKLREQLETPLLQTEHVRGLEPHTDFIAADATDFVRADPEYDGGITGAMKIARVAEGFGLDVEYHAPGPAQRHCLAATRNSNYYEVALVHPDCPNTQPPVYADDYSDMLDTVDENGHVQVPEGPGLGVEYDWGEIYEREIGRRTYE, encoded by the coding sequence ATGCCTCCCGAGATCACGCGCATCGAGTCCGTCGAGTTCGGCTACGAGTTACCGGACGTCGGTTACGCGCCGAACGGTTTCAGTATCGTCTACGAGCCCGGAACGACCACGGAGCGGAAACTGTTCGCGCTTCGCGTCGAAACCGACGCTGGGATCACTGGCGAGTACATCGGTGGCAACTCGCCTGCCGCCGCACAGCTCAACATGGTCGCCGACTACCTCGTCGGGAAGAACCCACTCGACCGCGAACAACACTGGAGCGCGCTCAAGCGCGCACTCAGGAAGTACGACTGGATGGGGATGGGGCCGATCGACATCGCCCTCTGGGATTTCGCCGGCAAGTACCGCGACGCGCCGGTTCACGAACTGCTCGGCACCTACCGGCGATCGTTCCCCAGCTATGCCTCGACCTATCAGGGCGACCGCAACGGCGGTCTCGACTCCCCGGAAGCCTACGCTGACTTCGCCGAAGACTGCCTCGAAATGGGGTATCAGGGATTCAAGATCCACGACTGGGGCGGCGACTGGACCGACGCAGAGGAGTCGGCCGAGACGGTCCGCGAAGTCGGCCGCCGTGTCGGCGACGAGATGGACCTGATGATCGACCCTGCCTGCAACCCGGTCACGTTCGCGGACGCGCTCAAAATTGGGAAGGCCTGCGACGAGATGGACTACCTCTGGTACGAAGACCCCTACCGGGACGGCGGCATCTCCCAGCACGGCCACCGCAAACTTCGCGAGCAACTCGAGACGCCGCTGTTGCAGACCGAGCACGTGCGCGGCCTCGAGCCCCACACCGATTTCATTGCAGCGGACGCGACGGACTTCGTCCGCGCGGATCCGGAGTACGACGGCGGTATCACGGGCGCGATGAAGATTGCCCGCGTCGCGGAAGGCTTCGGGTTGGACGTGGAGTACCACGCGCCTGGCCCGGCCCAGCGCCACTGTCTGGCGGCGACGCGCAACAGCAACTACTACGAGGTCGCGCTGGTCCATCCCGACTGTCCGAACACCCAGCCGCCGGTGTACGCCGACGACTACTCGGACATGCTCGATACGGTCGACGAGAACGGCCACGTTCAGGTTCCGGAGGGGCCAGGCCTTGGCGTCGAGTACGACTGGGGTGAGATTTACGAGCGCGAGATTGGCCGCCGGACCTACGAGTGA
- a CDS encoding enolase C-terminal domain-like protein: MKITGYECVELTGTLEGYDDARTFYEERLAIPLDVYDEFRSIGAEYLMGTDDVMTPYVDEERDEIRVTQTYLRLETDAGIEGVAGPIDREWARLVDSVASLLVGRDALATEKLWDLMYRNEIHGRKGKTMKAISAIDCALWDLKGKYYDEPVYRLLGGPTRTEIPAYASMLGYSVDPADVRERATTMKAAGYDAQKWFFRHGPGSGTDGLEQNLELAEAARNAVGDDYDLMFDCWMSWTRSYAERAIPKLADYDPRWIEEPVHPDRLDQLARLRETSHVPIAGGEHEYTRWGIHQLLQREALDVVQADTFWAGGITELQRICTLGSAHDVPVIPHGHSVSANLHLTAAQSPAVSPILEYLVKWNEGFQFFLEDPPEPEDGVISLDDRPGLGIVIDESVVESRTQVCSSS, encoded by the coding sequence GTGAAGATCACCGGCTACGAGTGCGTCGAACTGACGGGAACACTCGAGGGCTACGACGATGCGCGAACGTTCTACGAGGAGCGACTGGCGATCCCACTCGACGTCTATGACGAGTTCCGTTCGATCGGTGCAGAGTATCTGATGGGGACGGACGACGTGATGACTCCCTACGTCGACGAGGAGCGAGACGAGATCCGCGTCACGCAGACGTACCTCCGGCTCGAGACCGACGCGGGTATCGAGGGTGTCGCGGGGCCGATCGACCGCGAGTGGGCTCGTCTGGTCGACTCCGTCGCCAGCCTGCTCGTCGGTCGGGACGCACTCGCAACCGAGAAGCTCTGGGATCTCATGTATCGAAACGAGATCCACGGCCGAAAGGGCAAGACGATGAAGGCGATCAGCGCGATCGACTGCGCACTCTGGGATCTGAAGGGCAAGTACTACGACGAGCCGGTCTACCGGCTGCTCGGCGGACCGACACGGACGGAGATACCTGCCTACGCCTCGATGCTCGGGTACTCGGTCGATCCCGCCGACGTTCGCGAGCGTGCGACGACGATGAAGGCAGCCGGCTACGACGCCCAGAAGTGGTTCTTCAGACACGGCCCCGGCTCCGGCACGGACGGGCTGGAACAGAACCTCGAACTCGCGGAGGCAGCACGCAACGCGGTCGGCGACGACTACGACCTCATGTTCGACTGCTGGATGAGCTGGACTCGCAGCTACGCCGAGCGGGCGATTCCGAAGCTCGCCGACTACGACCCGCGCTGGATCGAGGAACCAGTTCACCCCGACCGACTCGACCAGCTCGCACGCCTCCGCGAAACCTCCCACGTCCCCATCGCGGGCGGCGAACACGAGTATACCCGCTGGGGTATCCACCAGCTCCTCCAGCGCGAGGCCCTCGACGTCGTCCAGGCCGATACGTTCTGGGCCGGCGGCATCACGGAACTCCAGCGAATCTGCACGCTCGGTTCCGCCCACGACGTGCCCGTAATCCCCCACGGCCACTCCGTCTCGGCGAACCTGCATCTCACCGCCGCGCAGTCGCCCGCCGTCTCGCCGATACTCGAGTACCTCGTGAAGTGGAACGAAGGGTTCCAGTTCTTCCTGGAGGATCCGCCGGAGCCCGAGGATGGGGTAATTTCGCTCGACGACCGACCTGGGTTGGGGATCGTGATCGACGAGTCGGTGGTGGAGTCGCGGACGCAGGTGTGTTCGTCCTCGTAG
- a CDS encoding GNAT family N-acetyltransferase, with translation MTAHNSDSETEMDSAPAKQPPSRPLRTDGGSDDSEAGHEIDIREIESLADVRDVFPILVELRDHLDEEQYLEHYVEMAGDGYTMFACDVDGDPVAVAGVKITTNFYLGRHAYVYDLVTTEGERSKGYGRRLLEYVHEWAADHGCEAVELESGLWRDEAHAFYEDLGYEKYCYSFTYDLS, from the coding sequence ATGACTGCTCACAACTCAGATTCCGAGACCGAGATGGATAGCGCCCCAGCGAAACAACCGCCGAGTCGGCCGCTCCGAACTGACGGTGGGAGCGACGACAGCGAGGCTGGACACGAAATCGATATCCGTGAAATCGAGTCGCTCGCCGACGTTCGCGATGTCTTTCCGATTCTCGTCGAACTCCGCGATCACCTCGATGAGGAACAGTATCTGGAACACTACGTCGAGATGGCCGGAGACGGCTACACGATGTTCGCCTGTGATGTCGACGGCGACCCCGTCGCGGTCGCCGGCGTGAAGATCACGACCAACTTCTACCTCGGTCGCCACGCCTACGTCTACGACCTCGTCACGACCGAGGGCGAACGATCGAAGGGCTACGGTCGGCGGCTACTCGAGTACGTCCACGAGTGGGCGGCCGACCACGGCTGTGAGGCGGTCGAACTCGAGTCGGGGCTGTGGCGCGACGAGGCGCACGCCTTTTACGAGGATCTGGGGTACGAGAAGTACTGTTATTCGTTTACGTACGACCTTTCCTGA